The following proteins are encoded in a genomic region of Myxosarcina sp. GI1:
- a CDS encoding EAL domain-containing protein gives MQLSQTLEQLHQNHIIHKDIKPSNIIINAENLEVKINDFSIATNLTREIHTFSSEAPEKNVFLLEGTLGYISPEQTGRMNRAIDYRTDFYSLGVTFYEILTGELPFKADDSLELIYCHIAREPLPPHRLNRDVPHAVSSIVMKLLSKNAEDRYQSAYEIKADLEICLTQLLHKKKIERFVAGELDKSGQFVIPQKLYGREREVTTLISAFERVSSGKTEAILVSGYSGIGKSSIVNEVYKPIVKQRGYFCAGKFDQFKRNMPYAALKQAFGLLLRQLLTETPEQIRLWQETLRSRLGTNGKIVANVIPELELIIGSQPEVAQLDPGESQNRFNRVFKEFVGVFARPKHPLVLFLDDLQWADLASLKAIEQVSNDSDCQYLMLIGAYRDNEVEPTHPLMQTIEKINQRCKVNRISLQPLHLNHVEQLIADTLHCKLNYSKNLAELIYHKTGGNPFFIERLLYTLHSEKLLTYDFNYHYWQWDIKQIQAIGITEYNIVELIAKNLQKLPQPTQQVLKLAACIGDRFDLNVLAMVNNKSQSDTAADLWAALQAGMILPLSDAYKIPLVLELETIAVKPYKVTYKFLHDRVQQAAYSLILETDKPHTHRQIGQLLLKQTPAEQIEDNIFDIVNQLNIARETIDEQSEKYRLAELNLIAGKKARAAMAYEAAAKYLNVGIELLPEDSWHIKYQLTLDIYVQAAEAAYITTDFDRAEILTDVVLQQAKTLLEKVSIYKTKIQYCIAQNQMELAIETARAILKQLGVNLPQNPSKLRIFLALMETKFIQGFKEIASLVSLAKMTAPDKLATMQILEAMTPAVYVAMPEMFPLVILTIVKLSLKYGNAPMSTIGYNGYGLIHCAVLGDIDRGYEYGQLCLQLLKKLHLQERQAETYLVFNTFIRHWKESITETLEPLQQGIQSGLEMGNVEESCFCATQYCGYLFLSGEFLELVKQKQTNYIELIEKSKQEVQLIHAKVWGQLVANLRGNSDERCYLTGELFDEATMLPYAIETKNNLAVFAVYLSKTILCYWFKDYTQAVNNSLLSERYIGGVLGSAYIPVRNFYYSLALLAIYPTASRGDRQKYLKQVGSYQKQMRHWATHAPANYQHKYELVKAEIARVLGKHERAAEYYDRAIKNASEFNYLQEESLAAELAAEFYYSQGKEKIAKVYLTDAYYGYFRWGALAKVRDLELKYPQLISQVLPRAITIADPKLTTVRETSTAQFDQLDLSSAIEASQAISSEIVLNNLLSKLMRIVMKNVGAERGLLFLKEEKSLVLTLEKTLETERAISLPDREAVVSLDWPVSIIDYIQNTKETVILNQADTEGLFTNDPDIINRQLKSILGLPLIYKGTLQGIIYLENSLVTSAFNRQHLKILKVLISQVSISIENARLYQNLERQAFYDELTGLANRTVFSRRLSEAITHAALNRQQFAVLFLDLDRFKNINDTLGHTIGDRLLQCFAKRLNSCFRPGDTVARWGGDEFTVLLSKIEQTEDIAKICQRIIETLQQPFCIEEHKFYVRNSIGIAMYPQDGEDSETLVKNADIALYRAKEQGRNQYKFYNSNFNSRNKLLKVENLLYQALENQEFVLYYQPQINVETGKVFGMEALLRWEQPEMGVISPAQFIPLAEETGSIFPIGEWVLRTACAQNKAWQEAGFSPITMSVNLSPRQFQQPTLFSIVASILEETELKPNFLELEITETSIITNINFARDLIGQFQKIGVYVSMDDFGTGYSSLSYLKQLPLDTLKIDRSFVRELRNEPKDIAIISAITAIGQGLNLKIIVEGVETVEQVKLLQSLQCQNMQGYFFSKPLKAEDATKFLTERYLFNLTQGLKKNNESDRS, from the coding sequence ATTCAGCTGTCTCAAACTTTAGAGCAGTTACATCAAAACCATATTATTCATAAAGATATTAAACCTTCAAACATAATTATTAATGCAGAAAATTTAGAAGTAAAAATAAATGATTTTAGTATTGCCACGAATCTAACCCGAGAAATCCATACATTTTCTTCTGAAGCCCCTGAAAAAAATGTTTTCTTACTTGAAGGAACTCTAGGTTACATTTCACCAGAACAAACGGGAAGAATGAATCGTGCCATTGACTATCGCACTGATTTTTATTCTTTAGGAGTTACTTTTTACGAAATTCTCACTGGTGAGTTACCCTTTAAAGCTGACGACTCACTGGAGTTAATTTACTGTCATATAGCTCGCGAACCCCTTCCACCTCACCGTCTAAATCGAGATGTACCTCATGCTGTTTCATCTATTGTCATGAAACTTCTGAGCAAAAATGCTGAAGATAGATATCAAAGTGCTTATGAAATAAAAGCCGATTTGGAAATTTGTCTGACTCAGTTACTTCATAAGAAAAAAATCGAACGATTTGTGGCTGGAGAGTTAGATAAAAGTGGTCAGTTTGTCATTCCGCAAAAACTTTATGGTCGCGAACGAGAAGTTACTACACTGATTTCAGCTTTTGAAAGAGTTAGTAGCGGTAAAACCGAGGCAATTCTGGTGAGTGGTTATTCGGGTATTGGTAAATCTTCGATCGTCAATGAAGTTTACAAACCTATAGTCAAGCAGCGAGGTTATTTCTGTGCGGGTAAGTTCGACCAGTTCAAACGCAATATGCCCTATGCAGCTTTAAAACAGGCTTTTGGATTATTGCTACGACAATTATTGACCGAAACTCCAGAACAAATAAGATTATGGCAAGAAACACTTCGCTCGCGTCTCGGTACCAATGGCAAGATCGTTGCCAATGTGATTCCCGAATTAGAACTTATTATTGGTTCTCAGCCAGAAGTAGCACAATTAGACCCTGGCGAATCTCAAAATCGTTTTAATCGGGTATTTAAAGAATTTGTTGGGGTTTTTGCTCGACCAAAGCATCCTCTAGTGCTATTTCTCGACGATTTACAGTGGGCAGATTTGGCTTCTTTAAAAGCAATCGAGCAAGTATCGAACGATTCAGATTGCCAATATCTAATGCTGATTGGTGCTTATCGAGATAATGAAGTCGAACCGACGCATCCTTTAATGCAAACTATTGAGAAGATAAACCAAAGGTGCAAAGTCAATCGGATCTCGCTTCAGCCTTTACACCTAAATCATGTAGAACAGTTAATAGCCGACACCCTTCATTGCAAACTCAATTATTCAAAAAATTTAGCCGAACTGATTTACCATAAAACAGGAGGTAATCCCTTTTTTATAGAGCGGCTTCTATACACTTTGCACTCTGAGAAGTTGCTAACCTATGACTTCAATTACCATTACTGGCAGTGGGATATCAAACAAATTCAAGCTATTGGCATCACCGAATATAATATCGTTGAATTAATTGCCAAAAATCTTCAGAAACTGCCTCAGCCAACTCAGCAAGTTTTAAAGTTAGCCGCCTGCATTGGCGATCGCTTCGATTTAAACGTTTTAGCGATGGTCAATAACAAGTCTCAGTCAGATACGGCGGCTGACCTGTGGGCAGCACTACAGGCAGGGATGATTCTGCCACTCAGCGATGCTTATAAAATACCGCTGGTACTAGAGCTAGAAACAATAGCAGTAAAGCCATACAAAGTTACTTACAAGTTTTTGCACGACCGAGTACAACAAGCAGCATATTCGCTGATTTTAGAAACCGACAAACCGCATACTCACCGGCAAATTGGACAACTGTTATTAAAACAGACTCCAGCAGAGCAAATTGAAGACAATATTTTCGACATTGTCAATCAGCTAAATATTGCCAGAGAAACAATCGACGAGCAGTCAGAGAAATATCGCCTGGCGGAACTAAATTTGATTGCAGGCAAGAAAGCTAGAGCAGCAATGGCGTATGAAGCGGCTGCTAAATATTTAAATGTCGGTATCGAACTGCTGCCTGAAGATAGCTGGCATATTAAATATCAGTTGACATTAGATATTTACGTGCAGGCAGCAGAAGCAGCATATATAACTACCGACTTCGATCGCGCCGAAATACTGACTGATGTAGTTTTACAACAAGCTAAAACTTTGCTGGAGAAAGTCAGTATTTATAAAACGAAAATTCAGTACTGTATCGCGCAAAATCAGATGGAACTGGCGATCGAAACGGCGCGAGCGATTCTCAAACAGCTAGGAGTCAACCTACCTCAAAATCCGAGTAAATTGAGAATATTTCTGGCATTAATGGAGACAAAATTCATTCAAGGTTTTAAGGAAATTGCTTCTTTGGTGTCTCTAGCTAAAATGACCGCTCCAGACAAACTGGCAACTATGCAGATTTTAGAAGCAATGACACCTGCGGTTTATGTGGCAATGCCAGAGATGTTTCCGCTAGTAATACTAACTATAGTTAAACTTTCTCTAAAATATGGCAATGCGCCAATGTCTACTATAGGTTATAACGGCTATGGTTTGATTCACTGTGCAGTATTAGGAGACATCGATCGCGGTTATGAATACGGACAACTGTGTTTGCAACTTCTAAAAAAATTGCATCTCCAAGAACGCCAGGCTGAAACTTATTTGGTATTCAATACGTTTATCAGACACTGGAAAGAAAGCATTACAGAAACATTAGAACCTTTGCAGCAGGGAATTCAAAGTGGGCTTGAAATGGGAAATGTCGAGGAGTCTTGTTTCTGTGCGACTCAATACTGTGGCTATCTGTTTTTAAGCGGCGAATTTTTAGAGTTAGTAAAACAAAAACAAACCAACTATATCGAGCTAATTGAAAAATCTAAGCAGGAGGTGCAGCTTATTCACGCTAAGGTGTGGGGTCAATTAGTTGCCAATCTGCGAGGGAATTCAGATGAACGTTGCTATTTGACTGGGGAACTATTTGATGAAGCAACCATGTTGCCTTATGCGATCGAAACCAAGAATAATTTGGCGGTTTTTGCCGTTTATTTATCTAAGACCATTTTGTGTTATTGGTTTAAAGATTATACTCAAGCCGTAAATAATTCCCTTCTGTCAGAACGATATATTGGTGGTGTACTTGGTAGTGCCTATATTCCCGTTCGTAACTTCTATTATTCTCTAGCACTACTGGCAATATATCCTACTGCTTCAAGAGGCGATCGCCAAAAATATCTCAAACAGGTAGGTTCGTATCAAAAGCAAATGAGACACTGGGCGACTCATGCTCCTGCCAATTATCAACATAAGTACGAACTAGTAAAAGCAGAAATAGCCCGTGTTTTGGGCAAACACGAGCGAGCAGCAGAATATTATGACCGAGCGATAAAAAATGCCAGCGAATTTAATTATCTTCAGGAAGAATCACTAGCAGCAGAGTTGGCAGCAGAGTTTTATTACTCTCAGGGAAAAGAAAAAATAGCAAAAGTTTATCTCACAGATGCCTACTATGGATATTTCCGCTGGGGAGCTTTGGCAAAGGTAAGAGATTTAGAATTGAAATATCCTCAACTAATATCTCAAGTATTACCCAGAGCTATTACTATTGCCGATCCCAAACTAACGACAGTAAGAGAGACAAGTACTGCTCAATTTGACCAATTAGATTTATCTTCTGCGATCGAAGCATCTCAAGCTATTTCTTCTGAAATCGTGCTTAATAATTTGCTTTCTAAATTGATGCGAATTGTCATGAAAAATGTGGGAGCAGAAAGAGGCTTGCTGTTTCTAAAAGAAGAAAAATCTTTAGTTTTAACTTTAGAAAAAACTCTAGAAACCGAGCGAGCGATTTCTCTTCCCGACCGAGAGGCGGTCGTTTCTTTAGATTGGCCAGTATCGATAATTGACTATATTCAAAATACCAAGGAAACGGTTATTTTAAACCAAGCCGATACTGAGGGGTTATTTACTAACGATCCTGATATTATTAATCGTCAATTAAAGTCTATTTTAGGGTTGCCCCTCATATACAAAGGCACACTACAGGGAATTATTTATTTAGAAAACAGCTTAGTCACTTCAGCTTTCAATCGCCAACACTTAAAAATATTGAAAGTTTTAATCTCGCAAGTATCAATTTCCATTGAAAATGCTCGTCTATATCAAAATCTCGAACGTCAGGCTTTTTATGACGAGCTAACTGGTTTGGCAAATCGAACAGTTTTTTCTCGTAGACTTTCAGAAGCCATTACCCATGCCGCTCTAAATCGCCAGCAGTTTGCTGTCTTATTTTTAGATCTCGATCGCTTTAAAAATATTAATGATACTTTGGGTCATACCATTGGCGATCGCTTACTGCAATGCTTTGCCAAGCGTTTGAACAGTTGTTTTCGTCCAGGAGATACCGTAGCTCGTTGGGGCGGTGATGAATTTACGGTGCTTCTATCCAAGATCGAACAAACAGAGGACATTGCCAAAATTTGTCAGAGAATTATCGAAACTCTACAACAGCCTTTTTGCATAGAAGAACATAAGTTTTACGTCAGAAATAGCATTGGAATTGCTATGTATCCTCAAGATGGTGAAGATAGCGAAACACTGGTAAAAAATGCCGATATTGCTTTGTACCGAGCTAAAGAACAGGGAAGAAACCAATACAAATTTTATAACTCGAATTTTAATAGTCGCAATAAGTTATTAAAAGTAGAAAATCTGCTCTATCAAGCTTTAGAAAATCAAGAATTTGTTCTCTATTACCAACCACAAATAAACGTAGAAACTGGAAAAGTTTTTGGCATGGAAGCATTGTTACGTTGGGAACAACCAGAAATGGGAGTAATTTCTCCAGCGCAATTTATTCCTTTGGCAGAAGAAACTGGCTCGATCTTTCCCATTGGTGAATGGGTACTACGGACTGCTTGCGCTCAAAATAAAGCTTGGCAAGAAGCTGGATTTTCTCCCATAACCATGTCGGTAAATCTCTCTCCACGTCAATTTCAACAGCCAACTTTGTTTTCAATAGTAGCCAGTATTCTCGAAGAAACCGAGCTAAAGCCAAACTTTTTAGAATTAGAAATTACCGAAACTAGTATTATTACAAATATAAATTTTGCCCGCGATTTAATCGGGCAATTTCAAAAAATAGGAGTTTACGTTTCTATGGATGATTTTGGCACTGGCTATTCTTCTCTCAGCTATCTCAAACAATTACCCTTAGATACTCTCAAAATAGATCGCTCTTTTGTTCGCGAACTTAGAAACGAGCCAAAAGATATAGCTATTATCTCTGCTATTACTGCCATTGGGCAGGGTCTTAACCTGAAGATAATTGTAGAAGGAGTCGAAACCGTAGAACAGGTCAAATTGCTACAAAGCCTTCAATGTCAAAATATGCAGGGTTACTTTTTTAGTAAACCTCTTAAAGCAGAAGATGCCACAAAATTTTTGACCGAGCGTTATTTATTTAATCTCACTCAAGGTCTGAAAAAAAACAACGAGAGCGATCGCTCTTAG
- a CDS encoding XdhC family protein, with amino-acid sequence MKELQNIIATSKQLKKETAALATLVKVEGSTYRSPGARMLVTSNGKQIGSLSGGCLEGDVIERSQQVMATGKPLLVTYDTTSEDDLIWGLGLGCQGVAHILIEPLNLNEPNALNVIDRCLSQRKFGGVATVFKVKGENEVKLGDRLLLFPDGKMSDNKLAAIVSEDLKSAITQKRSQNISYSLPAGTVEVFLEVIQPPISLTIFGAGFDVLPVVHFARELGWYVTVVDPKMRSQSQQRFAEADVVVLCPPHEVATRLKFDEQSVAVIMTHNYLYDLELLPILLTKSLNYLGILGPKTRTNRLFTDLQTDAFLAKPEWLKNLYSPVGLDIGADNPEEIALSIIAEIRATTQNRQGGFLKNRNGSIHTVTNMPLKNEITNRNYLTLI; translated from the coding sequence ATGAAAGAATTACAAAATATTATCGCAACCTCGAAGCAGCTAAAAAAAGAAACTGCTGCTTTAGCCACCTTAGTAAAAGTTGAAGGTTCGACTTACAGAAGTCCTGGAGCGAGAATGTTAGTTACCTCAAATGGGAAACAAATTGGTTCCCTTAGCGGTGGCTGTCTGGAGGGAGACGTAATCGAGCGATCGCAACAGGTAATGGCAACGGGTAAACCGCTACTTGTTACCTACGACACTACCTCAGAAGACGACTTGATTTGGGGTTTGGGTTTGGGATGTCAGGGTGTAGCCCATATTTTAATCGAACCATTAAATTTAAATGAACCAAACGCCTTAAATGTAATCGATCGCTGTCTATCTCAAAGAAAATTTGGTGGGGTTGCTACCGTATTTAAAGTAAAAGGAGAAAATGAAGTTAAGTTAGGCGATCGCTTGCTGCTATTTCCCGATGGTAAGATGAGCGATAATAAACTTGCTGCTATTGTCAGTGAAGATCTTAAATCGGCAATTACTCAAAAGCGATCGCAAAATATATCCTATTCACTACCAGCAGGAACGGTAGAAGTTTTTTTAGAAGTTATTCAACCGCCAATATCGCTAACTATCTTTGGTGCGGGGTTTGATGTTTTGCCTGTGGTGCATTTTGCTAGAGAATTAGGCTGGTACGTTACCGTTGTCGATCCTAAGATGCGATCGCAATCCCAACAGCGTTTTGCAGAAGCCGATGTTGTCGTTCTCTGTCCGCCTCACGAAGTAGCAACTCGGCTTAAGTTTGACGAACAAAGCGTAGCGGTAATTATGACTCATAACTATCTTTACGATTTAGAGTTGCTGCCGATATTGCTGACAAAATCTTTAAACTATCTTGGTATTCTCGGACCGAAAACTAGAACCAACAGATTATTTACAGATTTACAAACAGATGCTTTCCTTGCCAAACCAGAATGGCTAAAAAATTTATACAGTCCCGTAGGATTAGATATTGGTGCGGATAATCCCGAAGAAATTGCTCTCTCGATTATTGCTGAAATTCGCGCCACCACTCAAAACCGTCAAGGTGGGTTTTTAAAAAATCGTAATGGTTCTATTCATACTGTAACCAATATGCCGTTAAAAAACGAAATTACGAACAGGAATTACCTAACTCTAATTTGA